One Caulobacter segnis genomic window carries:
- a CDS encoding M15 family metallopeptidase has translation MKAPRRLLLGLGLPLLAIGGFWLWVYWPSGASSPRPAGAHDEANYLPSYVPSVDPPATTPPLVGGVERCDGTDAPDTAAAVNAASLSTLAWTPFGKPETGWEIYAPRIAAEIGTTCGPGSNGFASALARWQGAHGLRQTGVVDPEMFAAMLVRWHLARPFVRTNRDGICPGAPPEANLALARPEESYGGKAIRLRPGALEAYRRMLGEARAAGVLHRPDALRIFSGFRAPDADAQRCARDRNCQGLIRTICSAHRTGLAMDVVIDAAPGFGPDSSADANRLAMARSPLYRWMVVNGGRFGFVNYAYEPWHWEWTGEPLLPGVPIASLPKDGSEAFTEPPEGSTAGKPAAASGARNRR, from the coding sequence TTGAAGGCGCCGCGCCGTCTGCTCTTGGGTCTGGGCCTGCCGCTGCTGGCCATCGGCGGCTTCTGGCTGTGGGTCTACTGGCCGTCCGGCGCATCGTCTCCTAGGCCGGCGGGGGCGCATGACGAGGCCAACTATCTGCCGTCCTACGTGCCGTCGGTCGACCCGCCCGCGACGACGCCGCCTCTGGTCGGTGGTGTCGAGCGCTGCGACGGGACCGATGCGCCCGACACCGCCGCCGCCGTCAACGCCGCCTCGCTGTCGACCCTGGCCTGGACGCCGTTCGGCAAGCCCGAGACCGGTTGGGAGATCTACGCCCCACGCATCGCCGCCGAGATCGGCACGACCTGCGGCCCGGGTTCGAACGGCTTCGCCTCGGCCCTGGCCCGCTGGCAAGGGGCGCACGGCCTGCGCCAGACCGGTGTCGTCGATCCCGAGATGTTCGCCGCCATGCTGGTCCGCTGGCATCTGGCGCGGCCGTTCGTGCGGACCAATCGCGACGGGATCTGCCCCGGCGCGCCGCCCGAGGCCAATCTGGCGCTGGCGAGGCCCGAAGAAAGCTACGGCGGCAAGGCGATCCGCCTGCGGCCGGGCGCGCTGGAGGCCTATCGGCGCATGCTGGGCGAGGCGAGGGCGGCGGGCGTGCTGCATCGCCCCGACGCCTTGCGGATCTTCTCGGGCTTCCGCGCGCCGGACGCCGACGCCCAGCGCTGCGCGCGCGATCGCAACTGCCAGGGCCTGATCCGCACCATCTGCTCGGCCCACCGCACGGGCCTGGCCATGGACGTGGTGATCGACGCCGCGCCGGGCTTCGGACCCGACAGCTCGGCCGACGCCAACCGGCTGGCGATGGCCCGCTCGCCGCTCTATCGTTGGATGGTGGTCAACGGCGGCCGCTTTGGCTTCGTCAACTACGCCTACGAGCCCTGGCACTGGGAGTGGACGGGCGAGCCGCTGCTGCCCGGCGTGCCGATCGCCAGCCTGCCCAAGGACGGCTCGGAGGCCTTTACGGAACCTCCGGAAGGCTCCACCGCTGGAAAGCCGGCCGCAGCTTCAGGCGCTCGTAATAGGCGCTGA
- a CDS encoding glutathione S-transferase family protein, which translates to MTIPKVLGRTSSINVRKVLWTLDELGLAYEREDWGQGFAPTSDPKFMKLNPNALVPVLVDQHGPVWESNAICRYVGAGTPLFPDDRRQRALVDQWMDWQATELNTAWRYAFAGLVRKTPGFTDAEQIQASVTAWNTAMGLLSARLVDTGCYVAGDQFTLADIVLGLSVHRWLFSPIAHETWPAVSAYYERLKLRPAFQRWSLPEVP; encoded by the coding sequence ATGACGATCCCCAAGGTCCTCGGCCGCACCTCGTCGATCAATGTCCGCAAGGTGCTGTGGACCTTGGACGAGTTGGGGCTCGCCTATGAGCGCGAGGACTGGGGCCAGGGCTTCGCGCCGACCAGCGACCCGAAATTCATGAAGCTCAATCCCAACGCCCTGGTCCCCGTGCTGGTCGACCAGCACGGGCCGGTCTGGGAGAGCAACGCCATCTGCCGCTACGTGGGCGCGGGCACGCCGCTGTTCCCGGACGACCGTCGCCAGCGCGCCCTGGTCGACCAGTGGATGGACTGGCAGGCCACGGAGCTGAACACGGCCTGGCGCTACGCCTTCGCGGGGCTGGTCCGCAAGACGCCGGGCTTCACCGATGCCGAACAGATCCAGGCCAGCGTGACGGCCTGGAACACGGCCATGGGCCTGCTCAGCGCGCGGCTGGTCGACACCGGCTGCTATGTCGCCGGCGACCAATTCACCCTGGCCGACATCGTGCTGGGCCTGTCGGTGCATCGCTGGTTGTTCTCGCCGATCGCGCACGAGACCTGGCCGGCGGTCAGCGCCTATTACGAGCGCCTGAAGCTGCGGCCGGCTTTCCAGCGGTGGAGCCTTCCGGAGGTTCCGTAA
- a CDS encoding TonB-dependent receptor, whose amino-acid sequence MGSQSKNNGVLRSGCSVLALCLGASLLTAVAASAQTAPAPAAPDDTAVEEVVVTGFRASLTSAINTKRISNNIVDVIKADDMASFPDANLAESIQRIPGVSITRDGGEGRNITVRGLGGDFVRTTLNGIEAYSATTGSTLGVTAGINRSRGFDFSTFASELFNSVTVSKSQSAEMDEGSLAATVDLQTGRPFDKKGFRAAASAQAAYYDNNKSKAPRFAGLISDTWGNFGALFSLAYNERKQQEEGYSDTSQSDYSDANNGFCGTAVDIASQAGSQVVNTAIPYVNPLSGSGNRPAGQCFSGLPSDPTAYAAINQPNVFLPRNPGLGRFELDQKRLGMTGALQWRPTDKTDITLDLVYSKFDQDRTDYALSNASLNRNVNGASAAFPLFAGRVDAQIMDVHVLPTGQVDYMKINNVDIKHIEERSQTTTKTHQIGLTLDHRFNDRLSGDVKVGHSGSDFKQPWDVLMSYDGFNKAGYVWDAREDARRPFINYGYDVTNPANVTFTNAGTGLTPDIRVVKAAVFNTLATAEANAKYRLNDVFTIKAGVALKSFDFQTKQVQRLYGNNGATGVTATGTIPFNFAQFAADFPGSAPLSETITGFGKQLGLPAGSVTSWVVPDVDAYISKLGLLCNCANKYGDFTLAINSALGNNRQVQEKDTAAYLQTDFDTEVLNGRRLRGNVGVRYVKTDLDATGYTSLTSQITVNNKYSDWLPSLNLALDVRENLVARFAAAKVMARPSFGNLTPGGSVNTTFGAQTASIGNPFLDPYRAKNYDFSLEWYPSEGVILSATVFDKEIESSIQTIATTEAYGSTGLPLALLPAGQDASTPYLVTRSRNTQGGYIRGLEINYQQPFSFLPGLLRHTGAMLNYTYVDSSVLYYLSTGTATTPATQIHDQFLNVSPHSVNATLYYEDDKLSARVSVAYRDEYLTALPFKSEVPDANGSYATTNVDASLSYKLTDKLKLTFDALNITNQEADQWSGKQRRSQRVFSTTGRQFFLGASYTF is encoded by the coding sequence ATGGGCTCGCAGTCCAAGAACAATGGCGTCCTGCGTTCGGGATGCTCGGTGCTGGCGCTTTGCCTGGGCGCGTCGCTGCTGACCGCCGTCGCGGCGTCCGCGCAAACGGCTCCCGCGCCGGCCGCGCCCGACGACACGGCGGTCGAGGAGGTGGTCGTCACCGGCTTCCGGGCCAGCCTGACCAGCGCGATCAACACCAAGCGGATCTCCAACAACATCGTCGACGTCATCAAGGCCGACGACATGGCCAGCTTCCCGGACGCGAACCTGGCCGAGTCGATCCAGCGCATCCCGGGCGTCTCGATCACCCGTGACGGCGGCGAGGGCCGCAACATCACCGTGCGCGGCCTGGGCGGCGACTTCGTGCGCACCACCCTGAACGGCATCGAAGCCTATTCGGCCACCACCGGCTCGACCCTTGGCGTCACCGCCGGCATCAACCGCTCGCGCGGCTTCGACTTCTCGACCTTCGCCTCGGAGCTGTTCAACAGCGTCACCGTCAGCAAGTCGCAGTCGGCCGAGATGGACGAGGGGTCGCTGGCCGCCACCGTCGACCTGCAGACCGGCCGTCCGTTCGACAAGAAGGGCTTCCGCGCCGCCGCCTCGGCCCAGGCCGCCTACTACGACAACAACAAGTCCAAGGCGCCGCGCTTCGCCGGCCTGATCAGCGACACCTGGGGCAATTTCGGGGCCCTGTTCTCGCTGGCCTATAACGAGCGCAAGCAGCAGGAAGAAGGCTACAGCGACACCTCACAGTCGGACTACTCCGACGCCAACAACGGCTTCTGCGGCACGGCGGTCGACATCGCCTCCCAGGCCGGCAGCCAGGTGGTCAACACCGCCATCCCGTACGTGAACCCGCTGTCGGGTTCGGGCAACCGACCGGCTGGCCAGTGCTTCTCGGGCCTGCCGTCGGATCCGACAGCCTATGCGGCGATCAACCAGCCCAACGTCTTCCTGCCCCGCAACCCGGGCCTGGGTCGGTTCGAGCTGGACCAGAAGCGCCTGGGCATGACCGGCGCGCTGCAATGGCGTCCGACCGACAAGACCGACATCACCCTGGACCTGGTCTATTCGAAGTTCGACCAGGACCGCACCGACTACGCCCTGTCGAACGCCTCGCTGAACCGCAACGTCAACGGCGCCAGCGCGGCCTTCCCGCTGTTCGCCGGCCGGGTCGACGCCCAGATCATGGATGTCCACGTGCTGCCGACCGGCCAAGTCGACTACATGAAGATCAACAATGTCGACATCAAGCACATCGAGGAACGCAGCCAGACCACGACCAAGACCCACCAGATCGGCCTGACGCTGGATCATCGCTTCAACGACCGGCTGAGCGGCGACGTGAAGGTCGGCCACTCGGGGTCGGACTTCAAGCAGCCCTGGGACGTGCTGATGTCCTATGACGGCTTCAACAAGGCCGGTTATGTCTGGGACGCTCGCGAGGACGCCCGCCGCCCGTTCATCAACTACGGCTACGACGTCACCAACCCGGCCAACGTCACCTTCACCAACGCCGGCACCGGCCTGACGCCGGACATCCGCGTCGTCAAGGCGGCGGTGTTCAACACCCTGGCCACGGCCGAAGCCAACGCCAAGTACCGCCTGAACGACGTGTTCACGATCAAGGCCGGCGTGGCGCTGAAGTCGTTCGACTTCCAGACCAAGCAGGTCCAGCGTCTGTACGGCAACAACGGCGCGACCGGCGTGACGGCCACGGGCACCATCCCGTTCAACTTCGCCCAGTTCGCCGCCGACTTCCCCGGCTCGGCCCCGCTGAGCGAGACGATCACGGGCTTCGGCAAGCAGCTGGGCCTGCCGGCCGGCTCCGTGACCAGCTGGGTGGTGCCGGACGTCGACGCCTACATCAGCAAGCTTGGCCTGCTGTGCAACTGCGCCAACAAGTACGGCGACTTCACCCTGGCCATCAACTCGGCCCTGGGCAACAATCGCCAGGTCCAGGAGAAGGACACCGCCGCCTACCTGCAGACCGACTTCGACACCGAGGTCCTGAACGGCCGCCGCCTGCGCGGTAACGTCGGCGTGCGCTACGTCAAGACCGACCTGGACGCCACCGGCTACACCTCGCTGACCTCGCAGATCACGGTCAACAACAAGTACAGCGATTGGCTGCCCTCGCTGAACTTGGCCCTGGACGTGCGCGAGAACTTGGTCGCCCGCTTCGCCGCGGCCAAGGTCATGGCCCGTCCCAGCTTCGGCAACCTGACGCCGGGCGGTTCGGTCAACACGACCTTCGGCGCCCAGACCGCCTCGATCGGCAACCCGTTCCTGGATCCTTATCGCGCCAAGAACTACGACTTCAGCCTGGAATGGTATCCCAGCGAGGGCGTGATCCTGTCGGCCACGGTGTTCGACAAGGAGATCGAGAGCTCGATCCAGACGATCGCCACGACCGAGGCCTATGGCTCGACCGGCCTGCCGCTGGCCTTGCTGCCGGCCGGCCAGGACGCCTCGACGCCCTATCTGGTGACCCGCTCGCGCAACACCCAGGGCGGCTACATCCGTGGTCTGGAAATCAACTACCAGCAGCCCTTCAGCTTCCTGCCCGGGCTCCTGCGCCACACCGGCGCGATGCTGAACTACACCTATGTCGACAGCTCGGTGCTCTACTACCTGTCGACGGGCACGGCCACGACCCCGGCGACGCAGATCCACGACCAGTTCCTGAACGTCTCGCCGCACTCGGTGAACGCCACCCTGTACTACGAGGACGACAAGCTGTCGGCCCGCGTCTCGGTGGCCTATCGCGACGAGTACCTGACCGCCCTGCCCTTCAAGTCGGAAGTGCCGGACGCGAACGGCAGCTACGCGACGACCAATGTCGACGCCTCGCTCTCGTACAAGCTGACAGACAAGCTGAAGCTGACCTTCGACGCCCTGAACATCACCAATCAGGAAGCCGACCAGTGGAGCGGCAAGCAACGCCGCTCGCAGCGGGTGTTCAGCACCACCGGCCGCCAGTTCTTCCTGGGCGCGTCTTACACCTTCTAG
- a CDS encoding DUF2249 domain-containing protein: MSQTLSPTPTEASVPVLAIYPFDARAVAKRFRHAAIFGALEVLEPGEAMRFVNDHDPLPLLRQMQIHFGDTIVIAYQDKSEAGVIIDFIKQA; this comes from the coding sequence ATGAGCCAGACCTTGTCCCCGACCCCGACCGAAGCCAGCGTCCCCGTCCTGGCGATCTATCCCTTCGACGCGCGCGCCGTCGCCAAGCGCTTCCGCCACGCCGCCATCTTCGGCGCGCTGGAGGTCCTGGAGCCCGGCGAGGCGATGCGCTTCGTCAACGACCACGATCCCCTGCCCCTGCTGCGCCAGATGCAGATCCACTTCGGCGACACAATCGTCATCGCCTACCAGGACAAGAGCGAAGCCGGCGTGATCATCGACTTCATCAAGCAGGCCTGA
- a CDS encoding NifU family protein — MLILTEQTPNPDALKFLTRIAGAQGTQSLEHDAATTARSPLAARLFAIPGVKRCLLAEDFLTVQRAADGAGWGELKAQVLLALAEHLTSGEPALLGEAPEDAISDDEIVSEIQQVLGLHIRPGVARDGGDIVFQRFDAATGVLWIRMLGACGGCPSSRMTLKARVEQVVRRFVPEVTRVEEEPSSATAAPTLGERFKRMLEELGDAPVRAPRTLFTRNGKPPS, encoded by the coding sequence ATGCTGATCCTGACCGAGCAGACGCCCAATCCCGACGCCCTGAAGTTCCTGACGCGGATCGCCGGCGCGCAGGGGACCCAGTCGCTGGAGCATGACGCGGCGACCACCGCCCGCTCGCCCCTGGCCGCCCGCCTGTTCGCCATCCCGGGCGTCAAGCGCTGCCTGTTGGCCGAGGACTTCCTGACGGTCCAGCGCGCGGCGGACGGAGCGGGCTGGGGCGAGCTCAAGGCCCAGGTGCTGCTGGCCCTGGCCGAGCACCTGACTAGCGGCGAGCCGGCCCTGCTGGGCGAGGCGCCCGAGGACGCGATCTCGGACGACGAGATCGTCAGCGAGATTCAGCAGGTGCTGGGCCTGCACATCCGCCCCGGCGTGGCCCGGGACGGCGGCGACATCGTCTTCCAGCGCTTCGACGCCGCAACCGGCGTGCTGTGGATCCGCATGCTGGGCGCCTGCGGCGGCTGCCCCTCGTCGCGGATGACGCTGAAGGCCCGCGTCGAGCAGGTCGTCAGGCGTTTCGTCCCCGAGGTGACCCGGGTCGAGGAGGAGCCCTCCTCGGCGACCGCCGCGCCCACGCTCGGCGAGCGGTTCAAGCGCATGCTGGAGGAGCTGGGCGACGCGCCGGTCCGCGCGCCGCGCACGCTGTTCACGCGCAACGGCAAGCCGCCGTCCTGA
- a CDS encoding CopD family protein, translating into MVQELAIVRAAHVLGVVIWIGGVVFVTTVLLPGLAADYAPARRLQAFHRLEGRFAWVARACVAVVGVTGFWMVHRLALWSRFSDPTAWWLHAMVGVWTLFALILFMAEPLVLHRRMAQSRDPARAFRRLAVMHWALLAVSLIAIFGAVAGAHGL; encoded by the coding sequence ATGGTGCAGGAACTGGCCATCGTCCGCGCCGCGCATGTGCTAGGCGTGGTGATCTGGATCGGCGGCGTCGTCTTCGTGACTACGGTTCTGCTACCGGGCCTGGCGGCCGACTACGCGCCCGCGCGGCGGCTGCAGGCCTTCCACCGGCTGGAGGGGCGGTTCGCCTGGGTGGCCCGCGCCTGCGTCGCCGTGGTAGGCGTCACCGGCTTCTGGATGGTTCACCGCCTGGCGCTGTGGTCGCGCTTTTCCGATCCGACCGCTTGGTGGCTGCATGCGATGGTCGGCGTGTGGACGCTCTTCGCCCTGATCCTGTTCATGGCCGAGCCGCTGGTTCTGCATCGGCGCATGGCGCAGAGCCGCGATCCCGCCCGCGCTTTCCGCCGGCTGGCGGTGATGCATTGGGCCTTGCTGGCGGTCAGTCTGATCGCGATCTTCGGCGCCGTGGCCGGCGCACACGGGCTGTAG
- the lepA gene encoding translation elongation factor 4: protein MTSTPLDKIRNFSIVAHIDHGKSTLSDRLIQTTGGLTAREMSAQVLDNMDIEKERGITIKAQTVRLNYKAADGETYVLNLMDTPGHVDFAYEVSRSLAACEGSILVVDASQGVEAQTLANVYQAIDNNHEIVPVLNKVDLPAADVDRVKAQIEEVIGLDASDAVECSAKTGLGIPDVLEAIVTRLPAPKGDRNAPLKALLVDAWYDPYLGVVVLVRIFDGVLKAGQQVRMMQTGATHKLDKVGVFTPKATDVAELGPGEVGFFTASIKEVADAAVGDTITDEKKPTAEALKGFKEVVPVVFCGLFPVDAADFEDLRAAVGKLRLNDASFTYEMESSAALGFGFRCGFLGLLHLEIIQERLSREFDLDLIATAPSVVYKIKLRNGDEMELHNPADLPDVMQIEEIAEPWIKATIFTPDEYLGGVIKLCQDRRGMQRELSYVGSRAMVVYDLPLNEVVFDFYDRLKSISKGYASFDYQLEDYRAGDLVKMSILVNSEPVDALSMLVHRSRAESRGRGMCEKMKELIPQHMFVIPIQAAIGGRIIARETVRALRKDVTAKCYGGDASRKRKLLDKQKEGKKRMRQFGKVEIPQEAFIAALKMDED, encoded by the coding sequence ATGACTTCGACGCCCCTCGACAAGATCCGCAACTTTTCAATCGTCGCGCACATCGACCACGGCAAGTCCACGCTCTCGGACCGTCTGATCCAGACGACCGGCGGCCTCACCGCGCGCGAGATGAGCGCCCAGGTGCTCGACAACATGGACATCGAGAAGGAGCGCGGCATCACCATCAAGGCGCAGACCGTGCGCCTGAACTACAAGGCCGCCGACGGCGAGACCTACGTCCTCAACCTGATGGATACCCCCGGCCACGTCGACTTCGCCTACGAGGTCAGCCGCTCGCTGGCCGCCTGCGAGGGCTCGATCCTGGTCGTCGACGCCAGCCAGGGCGTGGAAGCCCAGACCCTAGCCAACGTCTACCAGGCCATCGACAACAACCACGAGATCGTCCCGGTCCTGAACAAGGTCGACCTGCCGGCCGCCGACGTCGACCGGGTCAAGGCGCAGATCGAGGAGGTCATCGGCCTGGACGCCAGCGACGCCGTCGAGTGCTCGGCCAAGACCGGCCTGGGCATCCCCGACGTGCTGGAAGCCATCGTCACCCGCCTGCCCGCCCCCAAGGGCGACCGCAACGCCCCGCTGAAGGCGCTGCTGGTCGACGCCTGGTACGACCCCTACCTCGGCGTCGTGGTCCTCGTTCGTATCTTCGATGGTGTGCTGAAGGCCGGCCAGCAGGTCCGCATGATGCAGACCGGCGCCACCCACAAGCTCGACAAGGTCGGCGTGTTCACGCCCAAGGCCACCGACGTCGCGGAGCTGGGCCCCGGCGAAGTTGGCTTCTTCACCGCCTCGATCAAGGAAGTGGCCGACGCCGCCGTCGGCGACACCATCACCGACGAGAAGAAGCCCACCGCCGAAGCCCTCAAGGGCTTCAAGGAAGTCGTCCCGGTGGTGTTCTGCGGCCTCTTCCCGGTCGACGCCGCCGACTTCGAGGACCTGCGCGCCGCCGTCGGCAAGCTGCGCCTGAACGACGCCAGCTTCACCTACGAGATGGAAAGCAGCGCCGCCCTGGGCTTCGGCTTCCGCTGCGGCTTCCTCGGCCTCCTTCACCTGGAGATCATCCAGGAGCGTCTGTCCCGCGAGTTCGACCTCGACCTGATCGCGACCGCCCCCTCGGTGGTCTACAAGATCAAGCTGCGCAACGGCGACGAGATGGAGCTGCACAACCCCGCCGACCTGCCCGACGTCATGCAGATCGAGGAGATCGCCGAGCCCTGGATCAAGGCCACGATCTTCACCCCCGACGAGTACCTGGGCGGCGTGATCAAGCTGTGCCAGGACCGTCGCGGCATGCAGCGCGAGCTCTCCTACGTCGGCAGCCGCGCCATGGTCGTCTACGACCTGCCGCTGAACGAGGTGGTGTTCGACTTCTACGACCGCCTGAAGTCGATCTCGAAGGGCTACGCCAGCTTCGACTACCAGCTCGAGGACTACCGCGCCGGCGACCTCGTCAAGATGTCGATCCTGGTCAACAGCGAGCCCGTCGACGCCCTTTCGATGCTGGTCCACCGTAGCCGCGCCGAAAGCCGCGGCCGCGGCATGTGCGAGAAGATGAAGGAGCTCATCCCCCAGCACATGTTCGTCATCCCGATCCAGGCGGCCATCGGCGGCCGGATCATCGCCCGCGAAACCGTGCGCGCCCTCCGCAAGGACGTGACCGCCAAGTGCTACGGCGGCGACGCCAGCCGCAAGCGCAAGCTTCTGGACAAGCAGAAGGAAGGCAAGAAGCGCATGCGCCAGTTCGGCAAGGTCGAAATCCCGCAGGAAGCCTTCATCGCCGCCCTGAAGATGGACGAGGATTGA
- a CDS encoding DUF1134 domain-containing protein has protein sequence MDRRKLILSGAAASLGAAATEAMARQSYERLPPPTPIQDAAPSSGYDAGANAAPASPGQNPPPAGSTGPNYQTGGASTYSADEMVRATSDFLGVTAESAGAAIEKVFKDKGQPTAYVAGEEGSGAFVAGLRYGRGLLYMKGRPTLEVFWQGPSIGWDWGGNASRVFTLCYNLQYPDAVFRRFPGVEGSAYLIGGLGVNYQKADEITLAPIRAGVGLRLGANVGYLGYSRQRRWLPF, from the coding sequence ATGGACCGTCGCAAGCTGATCCTCTCGGGCGCCGCCGCCAGCCTCGGCGCCGCCGCGACCGAGGCCATGGCGAGGCAGTCGTACGAGCGTCTTCCGCCGCCGACGCCGATCCAGGACGCCGCGCCGAGCTCCGGCTACGACGCCGGCGCCAACGCCGCCCCGGCCAGCCCCGGCCAGAATCCGCCGCCGGCGGGCTCGACCGGGCCGAATTACCAGACGGGTGGCGCCTCGACCTATTCCGCCGACGAGATGGTCCGCGCCACGTCCGACTTCCTGGGCGTGACGGCCGAGAGCGCCGGCGCGGCGATCGAGAAGGTCTTCAAGGACAAGGGTCAGCCCACCGCATATGTCGCCGGGGAGGAGGGCTCGGGCGCCTTCGTGGCCGGGCTGCGTTATGGCCGCGGCCTGCTGTACATGAAGGGGCGTCCGACGCTGGAGGTGTTCTGGCAGGGCCCGTCAATCGGCTGGGATTGGGGCGGCAACGCCAGCCGCGTCTTCACCCTCTGCTATAACCTGCAGTATCCCGACGCTGTCTTCCGCCGGTTCCCGGGCGTGGAGGGCAGCGCCTATCTGATCGGCGGCCTGGGCGTGAACTACCAGAAGGCCGACGAGATCACCCTGGCCCCGATCCGCGCCGGCGTCGGCCTGCGCCTGGGCGCGAACGTCGGCTATCTGGGCTATAGCCGTCAGCGGCGCTGGTTGCCGTTCTAG
- the msrA gene encoding peptide-methionine (S)-S-oxide reductase MsrA, whose product MRRLFALLATLFALGGVSASAAATLKTETAVFAGGCFWCMEHDMGGIPGVLKVESGYTGGHVKNPTYRDVTSERSGHYESVRVTYDPAKLDYGFLLYRYWKLVDPTDDGGQFCDRGPSYRPALFVTPAQRLIAEKSRDEAAKRLKTGTMKAQILPLQTFYPAEEYHRDYAKRHALDYNLYRTGCGRDARLKQVWGG is encoded by the coding sequence ATGCGCCGATTGTTCGCCCTTCTCGCCACCCTCTTCGCCCTCGGCGGCGTCAGCGCCTCGGCCGCCGCCACGCTCAAGACCGAGACCGCCGTGTTCGCCGGCGGCTGCTTCTGGTGCATGGAGCACGACATGGGCGGCATCCCGGGCGTGCTGAAAGTCGAGAGCGGCTACACCGGCGGCCACGTCAAGAACCCGACCTATCGCGACGTCACCAGCGAGAGAAGCGGCCACTACGAGTCGGTGCGCGTCACCTATGACCCGGCCAAGCTGGACTATGGCTTCCTGCTCTACCGCTACTGGAAGCTGGTCGACCCGACCGACGACGGCGGCCAGTTCTGCGATCGCGGCCCCTCGTACCGCCCCGCCCTCTTCGTCACCCCCGCCCAGCGCCTGATCGCCGAGAAGTCCCGCGACGAAGCCGCCAAGCGCCTCAAGACCGGCACGATGAAGGCTCAGATCCTGCCCCTGCAGACCTTCTATCCGGCCGAGGAATACCACCGCGATTACGCCAAGCGGCACGCGCTGGACTACAACCTCTACCGCACCGGCTGCGGGCGCGACGCGCGCCTGAAACAGGTTTGGGGCGGCTGA